In Caldisericia bacterium, a genomic segment contains:
- a CDS encoding type II toxin-antitoxin system PemK/MazF family toxin, translated as MKREQIRRGEIYLVDLSSSTGSEQSGLRPVLIIQNDIGNKYSPTVIVAAITSKEIEEAYPIVIKVNEKEGGLDKPSYILLNQIRTIDKKRLRKRLGKLKKETMEKVDIALKISLGLIKI; from the coding sequence ATGAAAAGAGAGCAAATAAGAAGAGGAGAGATCTATCTTGTTGATCTCTCATCTTCTACTGGCTCAGAACAAAGTGGTTTGAGACCAGTTTTAATAATTCAAAATGATATTGGAAATAAATATTCTCCAACGGTTATTGTAGCAGCAATTACATCTAAAGAAATTGAAGAAGCATATCCAATTGTGATAAAAGTTAATGAAAAAGAAGGTGGACTAGATAAACCAAGTTATATTCTTTTAAATCAAATAAGAACAATTGATAAAAAAAGATTAAGAAAAAGATTGGGAAAACTAAAAAAAGAGACAATGGAGAAGGTTGATATTGCACTAAAAATTTCGTTAGGGTTGATAAAAATTTAA
- the rbsK gene encoding ribokinase gives MIYVFGSINFDLTIFVDRFPEIGETIKGDSIFLTLGGKGANQAISVKKLNGDVLFIGKLGDDYFGKYLLNTLNFFGLKYEIKIEKGVNSGIAIINVDKNGKNKIVIYEGANGKVGDDELILLKDKIKKDDILLLQGEIPIKTIHMSAKIAKENGTIVIFDPAPAKKDFLEIIPYVDYLTPNESELEILTENINNFEDKIEFLLSKGVNSIIAKLGERGCYYKDKSGLEYKVPAYKVNAIDTTAAGDIFNGAFAVAIQKNCDIFYSLKFANAAAAISVTRKGASVSCPEYNEVIKFMEEYDEKSNN, from the coding sequence ATGATTTATGTTTTTGGAAGTATTAATTTTGATTTGACTATTTTTGTAGATAGATTTCCTGAAATTGGAGAAACAATAAAAGGTGATTCAATTTTTCTAACTTTAGGGGGAAAGGGTGCAAACCAAGCAATTTCAGTTAAAAAATTAAATGGAGATGTTTTATTTATTGGAAAATTGGGCGATGACTATTTTGGAAAATATTTACTAAACACATTAAACTTTTTTGGATTAAAATATGAAATAAAAATTGAAAAAGGAGTAAATTCTGGAATCGCAATTATAAATGTTGATAAAAATGGAAAAAATAAAATTGTAATTTATGAAGGAGCAAATGGAAAGGTGGGAGATGATGAGTTAATTTTACTTAAAGATAAAATAAAAAAAGATGATATTTTACTTCTTCAAGGTGAAATTCCTATAAAAACAATACATATGAGTGCAAAAATTGCAAAAGAAAATGGAACAATAGTAATTTTTGATCCTGCTCCTGCAAAGAAAGATTTTCTAGAAATAATTCCATATGTTGATTATTTAACTCCAAATGAGAGTGAGCTTGAGATTTTAACTGAAAACATTAACAATTTTGAAGATAAAATTGAATTTTTATTGAGCAAAGGGGTAAATTCAATAATTGCAAAACTTGGAGAAAGGGGTTGTTATTACAAAGATAAAAGTGGATTAGAATATAAAGTTCCTGCATATAAAGTCAATGCAATTGATACAACTGCAGCAGGAGATATTTTTAATGGTGCATTTGCAGTAGCAATTCAAAAAAATTGTGATATTTTTTACTCCTTAAAATTTGCAAATGCAGCAGCAGCAATTTCTGTTACAAGAAAAGGGGCAAGTGTATCTTGTCCTGAATATAATGAAGTAATTAAGTTTATGGAGGAGTATGATGAGAAAAGTAATAATTGA
- a CDS encoding BMP family ABC transporter substrate-binding protein → MKKLIAIILVSALIFSVITLSGCKKKEEKPPEKKLKVVLYINGTLGDKSFFDSANRGIEMAIKELGIEGKTIEGGYDPARWEPDIEQLCQGDWDIIIAGTWQLQEILEKLAPKYPNKRFFTYDTSVDYSKGNLGNVYSILYKQNEASFLVGALAALITTSNMPLANPQKIIGFLGGMDIPVINDFKVGYIQGAKYIDPEIQVLVSYAGSFSDPAKGKELVLAQYNQGADIAFNVAGETGLGLLDAAKEMKKYAIGVDSDQYLMIKDSDPEKASYIVTSMMKNVDLSIYRGIKLHLEGKCPYGQAEALGLKEGGVGVADNENYRKLVPEEFRNKIKELEQKIIKGEIVVDTAFGK, encoded by the coding sequence ATGAAAAAATTAATAGCGATTATTTTAGTTAGTGCTTTAATTTTCAGTGTCATTACACTATCTGGTTGTAAGAAAAAAGAGGAAAAACCACCAGAGAAAAAATTAAAAGTTGTTCTTTACATTAACGGAACTCTTGGAGATAAATCATTCTTTGATTCTGCAAATAGAGGAATTGAGATGGCAATTAAAGAACTTGGAATTGAAGGTAAAACAATTGAGGGTGGATATGATCCAGCAAGATGGGAACCAGATATTGAACAACTTTGTCAGGGTGATTGGGATATAATAATTGCTGGAACTTGGCAACTTCAAGAGATTCTTGAAAAATTGGCACCAAAATATCCAAATAAAAGATTTTTCACTTATGATACATCAGTTGATTATTCAAAAGGAAATCTTGGTAATGTTTATTCAATACTTTATAAACAAAATGAAGCATCATTTTTAGTTGGTGCTCTTGCTGCTCTTATTACAACATCAAATATGCCACTTGCAAATCCTCAAAAAATAATTGGATTTTTAGGTGGAATGGATATTCCAGTTATAAATGATTTTAAAGTTGGATACATTCAAGGCGCAAAATATATTGATCCTGAAATCCAAGTTCTTGTTTCATATGCTGGTTCATTTTCAGATCCAGCAAAAGGAAAGGAGTTAGTGCTTGCACAATACAATCAAGGTGCAGATATTGCATTTAATGTTGCAGGTGAAACTGGTTTAGGTCTTCTTGATGCTGCAAAAGAGATGAAAAAATACGCTATTGGCGTTGATTCAGATCAATATCTTATGATTAAAGATAGTGATCCAGAGAAAGCATCATATATTGTAACTTCAATGATGAAAAATGTTGATTTATCAATTTATAGAGGAATAAAATTACACCTTGAAGGAAAATGTCCATATGGTCAAGCAGAAGCACTTGGTCTTAAAGAAGGTGGAGTTGGTGTTGCTGATAATGAAAATTATAGAAAACTTGTTCCAGAAGAGTTTAGAAATAAAATAAAAGAACTTGAACAGAAAATAATTAAAGGTGAAATCGTTGTAGATACAGCATTTGGAAAGTAA
- a CDS encoding nucleoside hydrolase, producing the protein MRKVIIDTDAGIDDAIAIMIALSFEENLVIKGITTVSGNTYVDQVTKNVLRILDYFGRDNIKVYKGASKPLLHKFERGAKVHGNDGLGDIDLEYSLRKEEEISAPYAIYKIAKEEGKIDLITLGPLTNLSIALNLYPDLKNYINCIYSMGGAIERGNITRFAEFNFYFDPEAVQSVIESKVKMTIVPWDPIIKNVFFEEELKRVIDEKSYAGKLFFQLINYPISYFERHIGIRGVSLPDPISISCYIDESVIKQKRKTNLQMELNNTALRGASILLEGEDLEVVLDFDREKFLKILGKINSLKRR; encoded by the coding sequence ATGAGAAAAGTAATAATTGATACTGATGCTGGAATTGATGATGCTATAGCAATTATGATTGCTTTATCTTTTGAAGAAAATTTAGTGATAAAAGGAATCACAACTGTTTCTGGGAATACATATGTTGATCAAGTAACAAAAAATGTTTTAAGAATTCTTGACTATTTTGGAAGAGACAATATTAAAGTTTATAAAGGAGCAAGCAAACCACTTTTGCACAAATTTGAAAGAGGTGCAAAAGTTCATGGAAATGATGGTCTTGGTGATATTGATCTTGAGTATTCTTTAAGAAAAGAGGAAGAAATTTCAGCACCTTATGCTATTTATAAAATTGCAAAAGAAGAAGGTAAAATTGATTTAATTACTCTAGGTCCACTAACAAATCTTTCTATTGCATTAAATCTTTATCCAGATTTAAAAAATTATATAAATTGCATTTACTCAATGGGTGGTGCAATTGAAAGAGGAAATATAACTCGCTTTGCTGAATTCAATTTCTATTTTGATCCAGAAGCAGTTCAAAGTGTAATTGAATCAAAAGTTAAGATGACAATTGTTCCATGGGATCCTATAATTAAAAATGTCTTTTTCGAAGAAGAACTCAAAAGAGTTATTGATGAAAAAAGTTATGCTGGTAAATTATTTTTTCAATTAATAAATTATCCAATTTCTTATTTTGAAAGACATATAGGCATAAGAGGTGTATCTCTTCCAGATCCAATTTCAATCTCTTGTTACATTGATGAGAGTGTTATTAAACAAAAAAGAAAAACAAACCTCCAAATGGAACTTAATAATACTGCTTTAAGAGGGGCATCAATTCTTTTAGAAGGAGAAGATTTAGAAGTTGTTTTGGATTTTGACAGAGAAAAATTCTTAAAGATTTTGGGGAAGATTAATTCTTTAAAAAGGAGGTGA